From a region of the Osmia lignaria lignaria isolate PbOS001 chromosome 10, iyOsmLign1, whole genome shotgun sequence genome:
- the LOC117611632 gene encoding trypsin 3A1-like — MFKKILLLVCVIFCDTKTVFENTKYVDIREYPYHVSIEKHGIHACSGALMHESWIVTVASCVFRTDPSTVTVRVRTSTLSTGGDELKVSNVVVHENFNEYVLLNDIALIKLKIPVQFGEKLLPIGVPENEDYELDYGTMCFVTGWKQTLPGPAESRLSVTTVPLMNRSSCVSKMPPYQPVLQSMLCAGNMTQGVETCQGDPGAPLMEGQTLIGVLSYGLGCKTMIHPAVYVRVSSYLTWISTNTDVHYTRVTRKFSSKKTLPH; from the exons ATgtttaagaaaatattattacttGTATGCGTTATTTTCTGTGATACTAAGACTGTGTTTGAAAATACCAAATACGTGGATATCAGAGAATATCCTTACCAC GTGTCCATCGAGAAACACGGGATTCATGCGTGCAGCGGTGCACTGATGCACGAATCGTGGATCGTAACCGTTGCGTCCTGCGTTTTTCG GACAGACCCGTCCACGGTGACCGTGCGAGTGCGTACATCCACCCTTTCCACCGGCGGAGATGAATTGAAAGTGAGCAACGTTGTTGTACacgaaaattttaatgaatacgTGTTACTCAATGACATCGCCCTAATAAAG CTGAAAATTCCTGTACAATTCGGAGAGAAATTGCTGCCAATCGGAGTACCAGAAAACGAGGACTACGAACTCGATTATGGAACGATGTGTTTCGTGACAGGCTGGAAGCAGACGCTG ccCGGTCCAGCGGAATCTCGACTTTCAGTGACGACAGTGCCTTTAATGAATCGGAGTAGCTGCGTTTCGAAAATGCCCCCCTACCAACCTGTCCTCCAGAGTATGCTTTGCGCGGGCAACATGACTCAGGGGGTGGAGACGTGTCAG GGTGATCCCGGTGCTCCGCTGATGGAAGGCCAGACGCTGATTGGTGTTCTATCCTATGGATTAGGGTGTAAAACTATGATACATCCAGCCGTGTATGTTCGTGTCAGCAGTTACCTAACGTGGATCTCGACGAACACTGACGTCCACTATACACGAGTAACAAGAAAATTTTCATCCAAGAAAACTTTACCGCACTAA
- the LOC117611631 gene encoding transmembrane protease serine 9, with product MWRLLVLLSASWYVYSYSLGPRIIGGENTTIDKYPYQVSIQVGGKHACGGSIISENFVLTAAHCVYNELFQDVTVRVKSTYSEKSGELIGGVKFIWPPQFDKNILDYDIALLKLPNPIKNVKPIKLADASTVVPDGSKAVVTGWGRLVPGGGMSSTLQVATVPTINWAECKKKYANLKPGVTERMICASSLNGEMNVCQGDSGGPLVFNGVQIGIVSWGDGCTNRGNYGVYTRVSSLNNWIQNTMKEMYKFLLLSFRQLPAMYTCLPFLLLLLAPFTLSQYFLFQLDEGRIVGGQPASIDEHPYQVSLRFNNRHICGGAIISEEWVITAAHCVQTKFIRFVSIKAGTSDLRDDGIVVFAKQIISHDNYMRRNADYDIALVRLEKPLVYSSWVRPILLAPIADHYTAGSKAVVTGWGVLRSDGPLTDQLRKVEVPLVSNSECSELYVTRPITSRMICAGYVNLGGKDACQGDSGGPLVQYDKLIGIVSWGFGCARPTYPGVYTSITALRSWITEKTGL from the exons ATGTGGCGACTGTTGGTGTTGCTCTCGGCCAGCTGGTACGTGTACAGCTACAGCCTCGGACCTAGGATCATTGGAGGAGAAAACACGACGATCGACAAGTACCCGTATCAA GTGTCTATTCAAGTCGGAGGCAAACATGCATGCGGTGGATCCATAATCAGCGAAAACTTCGTGTTAACAGCGGCGCATTGTGTCTATAA TGAATTATTTCAGGATGTGACAGTTCGCGTGAAGAGTACTTATAGCGAGAAGAGTGGCGAATTGATCGGTGGCGTTAAGTTCATATGGCCTCCTCAgttcgataaaaatattttggatTACGACATTGCTTTGTTAAAG CTTCCAAACCCTATAAAGAACGTGAAACCGATTAAGCTGGCAGATGCTTCGACAGTGGTGCCGGACGGAAGTAAAGCGGTGGTAACAGGATGGGGTCGGCTAGTG CCTGGCGGAGGGATGTCGAGCACTCTGCAAGTTGCTACCGTGCCTACGATTAATTGGGCAGAGTGCAAGAAAAAGTATGCTAATTTGAAACCTGGTGTAACGGAGAGGATGATCTGTGCTAGTAGTTTAAACGGGGAGATGAATGTATGCCAG GGTGATTCCGGAGGTCCACTGGTTTTCAATGGCGTTCAGATCGGTATCGTTTCCTGGGGTGATGGATGCACAAATCGTGGAAATTATGGGGTGTACACGCGGGTATCCAGTTTAAATAATTGGATACAAAACACGATGAAAGAGATGTA TAAATTTTTGTTACTA TCCTTTCGCCAACTTCCCGCCATGTATACCTGCTTACCGTTCTTGTTATTGCTACTCGCTCCGTTCACATTGTCGCAGTATTTTTTGTTCCAAC TTGATGAGGGCCGTATTGTTGGAGGCCAGCCAGCGAGTATCGATGAACATCCGTATCAA GTATCTCTGCGATTTAACAATCGTCACATATGTGGAGGAGCAATtatcagcgaggaatgggtcatcACTGCGGCCCATTGCGTTCAAAC GAAATTCATTCGATTCGTTTCGATAAAAGCTGGCACTTCGGACCTCAGAGACGATGGAATCGTTGTCTTCGCCAAACAAATCATCAGCCATGATAATTACATGAGAAGAAACGCGGATTACGACATTGCTTTGGTTCGG TTGGAAAAGCCGCTGGTGTACAGTTCATGGGTGAGACCGATTCTGCTGGCACCGATAGCCGATCATTATACCGCCGGTAGCAAGGCGGTGGTCACCGGTTGGGGAGTTTTGAGAAGTGACGGACCGTTGACCGATCAGTTACGTAAAGTCGAGGTACCGCTGGTTTCTAATTCAGAATGCTCCGAATTATACGTGACCCGACCGATCACTTCGAGAATGATTTGCGCCGGTTACGTAAACCTCGGAGGCAAGGATGCGTGTCAG GGTGATAGTGGAGGACCCCTGGTGCAATATGACAAACTAATCGGAATCGTGTCGTGGGGTTTCGGATGTGCAAGACCAACCTATCCGGGCGTTTACACAAGTATCACGGCTCTTCGAAGTTGGATCACTGAGAAAACCGGACTCTAA
- the LOC117611625 gene encoding trypsin 5G1, with product MYSSLLMIFGFSVLCTASGYGNYQKRIVPMQEQDSPGSRIIGGAQAGIEEYPFAVSLQNNGTFFGHEVEHFCGGSIIGEKWIITSAQCALRIRVKGFHVRAGTSHYYENGEIFRVKSVTIHPAFNENIYDYDVGLIELADSIKYDNMKQSIKLPQSHSMIEDGVQVQVLGWGASRLLGPVSEELLRSTMQKINNENCQQASGGDILTNRMFCALSNGAGPCVGDSGSPLIFENMLFGITSWSRSCSSKYPTAFTATSEVKDWITEVTGIA from the exons ATGTACTCGTCATTGTTGATGATCTTTGGCTTCTCGGTGCTCTGCACGGCTTCCGGATATG GGAATTATCAGAAACGAATCGTGCCGATGCAAGAGCAGGATTCACCAGGATCAAGGATCATCGGAGGAGCCCAAGCTGGCATAGAGGAATATCCATTTGCG GTCTCGCTGCAGAATAATGGCACGTTTTTCGGACACGAAGTCGAGCATTTCTGCGGCGGTAGTATAATCGGTGAAAAGTGGATAATAACATCGGCTCAGTGTGCTCTCAG GATACGGGTGAAGGGCTTTCACGTGAGAGCAGGGACGTCGCATTACTACGAGAACGGTGAGATTTTCCGAGTGAAAAGTGTGACGATACATCCAGCGTTTAACGAAAATATTTACGACTACGATGTTGGTCTCATCGAg CTTGCTGATAGTATAAAATACGACAACATGAAGCAATCGATCAAATTACCTCAAAGTCACTCGATGATCGAGGATGGCGTGCAGGTGCAAGTCCTCGGTTGGGGTGCATCCAGG TTGTTAGGTCCCGTGTCAGAGGAATTGTTACGTAGCACCATGCAGAAAATTAACAACGAGAACTGTCAGCAAGCCAGTGGAGGTGATATATTAACGAACAGGATGTTCTGTGCCTTGTCTAACGGTGCTGGTCCGTGTGTGGGTGATTCCGGTTCGCCTCTCATCTTTGAAAACATGTTATTCG GTATAACTTCGTGGAGCCGATCTTGCAGCTCGAAATATCCAACGGCTTTCACAGCCACATCCGAAGTAAAGGATTGGATCACAGAAGTAACAGGTATTGCTTAA
- the LOC143305727 gene encoding trypsin-1-like: MLRVVVLSVFIIGCFGTALRGYPPLPDTHIVGGVEADIRQHPYQLSLQTSGHVCGASIISSEWAVTAAHCVGSVASRYSLRAGNSNKNLGTRYLIDTIVIHPNYDRTIIDHDVALLKVSGGFSFGPTVQPIKLADEEVPADTMVNVTGWGALRQGGMTSSQLMRVSIPIVTRTKCEEAYQGLNAITSRMICAGYTEGGKDSCQGDSGGPLTASETLYGIVSWGYGCAKPEYPGVYTNVANLRSWIKEISGV, from the exons ATGTTACGAGTCGTTGTGCTGAGTGTTTTTATTATTGGATGCTTCG GCACCGCCTTGAGGGGATACCCTCCACTTCCGGATACCCATATCGTCGGAGGAGTCGAGGCTGACATACGTCAGCATCCGTACCAACTAAGCCTGCAAACCAGCGGGCACGTTTGCGGTGCCTCGATCATCAGCAGCGAATGGGCTGTCACTGCTGCTCATTGCGTCGG ATCAGTTGCCAGCCGTTACAGTCTTCGAGCTGGTAACAGTAATAAAAATCTTGGAACTCGTTACCTCATTGACACCATAGTGATACATCCCAACTACGACCGAACAATTATCGACCACGACGTTGCGCTCTTGAAG GTCAGTGGTGGGTTCAGCTTCGGTCCAACTGTACAACCTATCAAGTTAGCGGACGAGGAGGTTCCGGCTGATACCATGGTGAACGTAACTGGCTGGGGTGCACTCAGA CAAGGTGGAATGACATCGTCGCAACTCATGAGGGTATCTATCCCCATAGTAACCAGAACAAAGTGCGAGGAAGCTTATCAGGGACTGAATGCCATAACCAGCCGTATGATATGCGCTGGCTACACCGAAGGTGGAAAGGACTCTTGTCAAGGTGACTCCGGAGGACCGTTAACAGCCAGCGAAACCCTTTACGGTATCGTGTCCTGGGGCTACGGATGCGCTAAACCAGAATACCCAGGTGTTTACACAAACGTAGCTAATTTACGCTCTTGGATTAAGGAAATTAGTGGAGTGTAA